The Pangasianodon hypophthalmus isolate fPanHyp1 chromosome 5, fPanHyp1.pri, whole genome shotgun sequence genome includes a window with the following:
- the LOC113547048 gene encoding E3 ubiquitin-protein ligase TRIM35-like — MASNFTEEDFSCPVCCEIFKDPVLLHCSHSVCKVCLLQYWVTKGSRECPVCRKRSSMSHLPLNLALKNLCETFLQERSQRASSASETVCSLHSEKLRLFCLDDQQPVCLVCQTSRKHTNHKFCPIDEIVTDCKEELKTALKPLQEKLKIFKDCKLNWSQTAEHIKIQAQHTERQIKEAFEKLHQFLRDEEAARITALRGEVEQKSQMMKQKIEKLSRDISSLSDTIRAIEEEMRAEDVSFLQNYKATVKRAQCTLQHPEELSGALIHVAKHLSNLRFRVWGKMQNAVQYTPVTLNPNTAHPKLIVSDDLTSVRRSDEGQKLPDNPERFDGLQCILGSGGFNSGTHCWDVEVGNCTLWFVGVMTESAQRKGDIISRNGIWYVVYKIGQYVAHSTPQPSTPLSVAQKLQRIRVRLDWDRGMLSFFDPLTNTHIHTFTHRFTEKLLPLLAVACKDSPLKILPLQCSVRVKC, encoded by the exons ATGGCATCTAATTTTACAGAAGAGGATTTCTCTTGTCCTGTGTGCTGTGAAATCTTCAAGGATCCTGTTCTTCTACATTGTAGTCACAGTGTCTGTAAAGTGTGTTTGCTGCAGTACTGGGTGACCAAAGGATCCAGAGAATGTCCCGTTTGTAGGAAAAGGTCATCCATGAGTCATCTTCCCTTAAACTTGGCCTTAAAGAACCTGTGTGAGACTTTCTTACAGGAGAGAAGTCAGAGAGCTTCATCAGCGTCTGAAACAGTCTGCAGTTTGCACAGTGAGAAACTCAGACTCTTCTGTCTGGATGATCAACAGCcggtgtgtttggtgtgtcaGACTTCAAGAAAACACACCAACCACAAATTCTGCCCCATTGACGAGATAGTAACAGACTGTAAG GAGGAGCTCAAAACTGCACTGAAGCCCCTACAGGAGAAACTGAAGATCTTTAAAGACTGTAAACTGAACTGGAGTCAGACTGCAGAACATATAAAG ATTCAGGCCCAACACACAGAGCGGCAGATTAAGGAAGCATTTGAGAAGCTTCACCAGTTTCTACGAGATGAAGAGGCAGCCAGGATCACTGCACTGAGAGGGGAAGTGGAGCAGAAGAGTCAGATGATGAAGCAGAAGATTGAGAAGCTGAGCAGAGACATATCATCTCTTTCAGACACAATCAGAGCCATAGAAGAGGAGATGAGAGCTGAAGACGTTTCGTTCTTACAA AACTACAAGGCCACAGTGAAAAG AGCTCAGTGCACACTGCAGCATCCAGAGGAGCTTTCAGGAGCACTGATCCATGTGGCAAAACATCTGTCCAACCTGAGGTTCAGAGTCTGGGGGAAGATGCAGAATGCTGTCCAATACA CACCTGTAACTCTGAaccccaacactgctcatcctAAACTCATTGTATCTGATGATCTGACCAGTGTGAGACGCAGTGATGAAGGACAGAAACTTCCTGATaatccagagagatttgatgGATTACAGTGTATCCTGGGCTCTGGGGGCTTTAACTCAGGGACGCACTGCTGGGATGTTGAAGTTGGAAACTGTACACTGTGGTTTGTTGGTGTAATGACAGAATCTGCTCAGAGAAAGGGAGACATAATCTCCAGAAATGGAATCTGGTATGTGGTGTATAAGATCGGTCAATATGTAGCACATTCTACACCACAACCTTCCACACCCCTCTCCGTAGCACAGAAACTCCAGAGGATCAGAGTGCGGCTGGACTGGGACAGGGGAATGCTGTCATTCTTTGAccctctcactaacacacacatacacactttcacacacagatttactgAGAAATTGCTGCCACTTCTAGCTGTTGCTTGTAAAGACAGTCCTCTGAAAATCCTCCCACTTCAGTGCTCTGTAAGAGTGAAGTGTTAG